A segment of the Mycobacterium intracellulare ATCC 13950 genome:
GTGGCCACCCGATGCCGCAGCAGCGCCGCCACCGCCGCCAACCGCCGCGCCACCAGCATCGACTCCTCCCGATGCGTGGACTCGATCGCCGCCACCAGAGCGGCGGGATCCGACGGTACTTCGAACATACGTTCGATTATAGGGGGCCCACTGACAAGTTTCAGGGCGTGACGAGAACCTTGCAGTGCCGCTCGGGGTCGGCCAGGTCGTCGAACGCCGCCCCGACCGCATCCAGGCCCACCTCGCCGGTGATCAGCGGGCTGACGTCGATGTCGCCGTCGGCCAGCGCGCGCAGCGAGTCGCCGAACTCGTCGGGGGTGTAGGCGAGCACGAACTGCACGTTGATCTCTTTGGCGATCGCGAAGAAGGGATGCACTGTGTCGGGTTGCATGCACACCCCGGCGACCACCAGTCGGGTGCCCGGCCGCGCGCGGAGCAGCACGTCGTCGATGATGCCGGGCACCCCGACGGCCTCGAACACCACCGCGGGCTTGACACTGTCGAAGGGCGAGCCCTGCGCCGGATCCAGCGTCTGGTGAGCTCCCATCGCGGTGGCGAGCTCCCGTCGCTTCGGTGAAAAGTCTGCCGCCACAATGGTTTCGACGCCCTTGGACCGAAGGGCGGCGACGATGGCGATCCCGATCGGGCCGCAGCCCAGTACCAGGGCCGTCTCCCCGGGCGCGACGTTGGACTTGTTGACGGCATGCAATCCCACCGCCATGGGTTCGGTCAGTGCTGCATGTTTGAAGTCCAGGCCATTGGGGACGGGCAGCAGCAGCGGCGCGGACAACAGCATCCGTTCGGAGTAGCCGCCGATTGTGCTGTTGCTGTACACAATTGGCTCGATGCCCTTGGCGGACAACAGCACCGGCAGCGAGGTGACCAGGGTGCCCGGTGGA
Coding sequences within it:
- a CDS encoding zinc-binding dehydrogenase; the encoded protein is MRASVLRDGRMVYRDDVPDPIPEAGQVLVGVRACGICGSDLHFAAHGAQVLEMTERAAGGGGGMHVDLDHDIFMGHEFSAEILEAGPDTETHPPGTLVTSLPVLLSAKGIEPIVYSNSTIGGYSERMLLSAPLLLPVPNGLDFKHAALTEPMAVGLHAVNKSNVAPGETALVLGCGPIGIAIVAALRSKGVETIVAADFSPKRRELATAMGAHQTLDPAQGSPFDSVKPAVVFEAVGVPGIIDDVLLRARPGTRLVVAGVCMQPDTVHPFFAIAKEINVQFVLAYTPDEFGDSLRALADGDIDVSPLITGEVGLDAVGAAFDDLADPERHCKVLVTP